From Arcobacter sp. CECT 8983, the proteins below share one genomic window:
- a CDS encoding sulfite oxidase heme-binding subunit YedZ yields the protein MKRVLLFFILLIPFIFACYELFLIQNVKDPIKYIYTISGVTATVILFFSICISLIKKHYNLIKYRRMIGLYGFFYALIHFLNFLVLDAEFNIEFLIKETIDKPFIYLGMIAFLILLFMAITSTNKLYKIFKNYHKLVYLSLILITIHFIMAQKSLTIIQFFYIGVIILIGYWKLLQQIIKRNRV from the coding sequence ATGAAAAGAGTTTTACTTTTTTTTATACTTTTAATTCCTTTTATATTTGCATGTTATGAATTATTTTTAATACAAAATGTAAAAGATCCAATAAAGTATATTTATACAATTAGTGGAGTTACTGCTACTGTTATACTTTTCTTTAGTATTTGCATCTCCCTAATAAAAAAACATTATAATTTAATAAAATATAGAAGAATGATAGGTCTATATGGTTTTTTCTATGCACTAATTCATTTTTTAAATTTTTTAGTATTAGATGCAGAATTTAACATTGAATTTCTTATAAAAGAGACCATAGATAAACCTTTTATCTATTTAGGTATGATTGCATTTTTAATCTTACTATTTATGGCAATAACATCTACTAATAAGCTTTATAAGATATTTAAAAATTATCATAAGCTAGTATATTTAAGTTTAATTCTTATCACAATCCATTTTATAATGGCTCAAAAATCTTTAACAATAATACAGTTCTTTTATATAGGAGTGATAATATTAATTGGTTACTGGAAACTACTTCAACAGATAATAAAAAGAAATAGAGTTTAA
- the msrP gene encoding protein-methionine-sulfoxide reductase catalytic subunit MsrP, with the protein MNYFKKPSWQLNEKDITPKELFEKRRTFIKLGAASLVTSSAIVEALAKENIPAANLKYIKDSNKDNLELNTYEQITSYNNFYEFTTSKERVKHMAHTLDTNGWKITIDGLVDKEIEVDFDDLIKKFTLHERIYRFRCVEGWSMVVPWIGIKLSDFIKYVNPSSKAKYIRFETLFDDDMFPDQANMIFPAIEYPYVEGLRMDEAMNDLAILAVGLYGTSMPKQNGAPIRLIVPWKYGFKSIKSIAKISFVEKEPLNTWQKSNPKEYGFYANVNPNVDHPRWSQKTERVLGKFFKQKTLMFNGYEKEVAHLYKGMDLTKHY; encoded by the coding sequence ATGAATTATTTTAAAAAACCTTCATGGCAGCTAAATGAAAAAGATATTACTCCTAAAGAATTATTTGAAAAAAGAAGAACTTTTATAAAATTAGGTGCAGCATCATTAGTTACATCTTCAGCAATTGTAGAAGCACTAGCTAAAGAAAACATTCCAGCAGCTAACTTAAAATATATAAAAGATTCGAACAAAGATAATCTAGAATTAAATACTTATGAACAAATAACCTCTTATAATAATTTCTACGAATTTACAACATCAAAAGAGAGAGTTAAACATATGGCTCATACTTTAGATACAAATGGATGGAAAATTACTATTGATGGATTAGTAGATAAAGAAATAGAAGTAGATTTTGATGATTTAATAAAGAAATTCACTTTACATGAAAGAATATATAGATTTAGATGTGTAGAAGGTTGGTCAATGGTTGTTCCATGGATTGGAATAAAACTAAGTGATTTTATAAAATATGTAAATCCTAGTTCAAAGGCAAAGTATATTAGATTTGAAACTTTATTTGATGATGATATGTTCCCTGACCAAGCAAATATGATTTTTCCAGCAATAGAATATCCTTATGTGGAAGGACTTAGAATGGATGAAGCTATGAATGATCTTGCAATACTTGCAGTAGGACTATACGGCACATCAATGCCAAAACAAAATGGTGCACCTATTAGACTTATTGTACCATGGAAATATGGATTTAAATCAATAAAATCAATTGCAAAGATATCCTTTGTTGAAAAAGAACCTTTAAATACTTGGCAAAAATCAAACCCAAAAGAGTATGGTTTTTATGCAAATGTAAATCCAAATGTTGACCATCCAAGATGGTCTCAAAAAACAGAAAGAGTTTTAGGAAAATTCTTTAAACAAAAAACACTTATGTTTAATGGATATGAAAAAGAAGTTGCCCACTTATATAAAGGTATGGATTTAACAAAACATTATTAA
- the tpx gene encoding thiol peroxidase produces the protein MATTKLKGNIVNLTGKEVNIGDKAPEVTVIANDLSEIKIGGKAQIIAVVPSLDTPVCAEETRKFNEEAAQLDIEVIVVSMDLPFAAGRFCTTEGIDNLKVGSDFRDKDFANSYGVLIADGPLKGVTCRAIFVTDQEGIVIHKEICEDITDQPNYQAVFDSIK, from the coding sequence ATGGCAACAACTAAATTAAAAGGAAATATTGTTAACTTAACTGGAAAAGAAGTTAATATTGGTGATAAAGCACCTGAAGTTACTGTTATTGCAAATGATTTATCAGAAATTAAAATTGGTGGAAAAGCTCAAATTATAGCGGTAGTTCCTTCTTTAGATACACCTGTATGTGCTGAAGAAACAAGAAAATTTAATGAAGAAGCAGCACAACTAGATATTGAAGTTATTGTAGTATCAATGGATTTACCATTTGCTGCAGGAAGATTTTGTACTACAGAAGGAATTGACAATTTAAAAGTAGGAAGTGATTTTAGAGATAAAGATTTTGCAAATTCTTATGGAGTATTAATAGCTGATGGACCTCTAAAAGGAGTTACTTGTCGAGCAATATTTGTTACAGATCAAGAAGGAATAGTAATACATAAAGAAATTTGTGAAGACATAACAGACCAACCAAACTATCAAGCAGTCTTTGATTCAATAAAATAG